A window from Drosophila miranda strain MSH22 chromosome Y unlocalized genomic scaffold, D.miranda_PacBio2.1 Contig_Y2_pilon, whole genome shotgun sequence encodes these proteins:
- the LOC117193320 gene encoding chymotrypsin-1-like, with product MLKAATVCTLIPKMSPVTCLVAPLLLLIATTSVPGQAKVADVSRMIGGEFAGPGQFPHQVSLQLKGRHHCRGSLISDTMIVTAAHCTKDQNPSQMKAIVGTNDLSAGNGQVLGISQFIIHPQYNPQSQDFDMSLIRLTSPVPMGGAVKTIQLAEADFNYVADTMATISGFGAINQNLQLPNRLKYAQVQHWSRDYCNSQNIPGLTDMARKHYQKRQFIAGLQSLIVVVVQSLTNSVKVAQNRLLCHKTSMVCVN from the coding sequence ATGTTAAAGGCAGCTACAGTCTGCACACTCATTCCTAAAATGTCTCCGGTTACATGTCTAGTAGCTCCACTGCTCCTTCTGATCGCCACGACATCTGTTCCTGGTCAGGCCAAGGTGGCTGATGTTTCGCGAATGATAGGCGGAGAGTTTGCGGGCCCTGGCCAGTTCCCGCATCAGGTATCGCTCCAGTTGAAAGGGCGCCATCATTGCAGAGGATCTCTCATCTCCGACACGATGATTGTAACTGCCGCCCACTGCACCAAGGACCAGAATCCTTCCCAGATGAAGGCCATAGTGGGAACCAACGATCTGAGCGCCGGCAATGGGCAGGTTCTCGGCATTTCCCAGTTCATCATCCATCCGCAATACAATCCGCAGAGCCAGGACTTTGACATGTCGCTGATCAGGCTAACCAGCCCCGTGCCAATGGGCGGTGCTGTCAAAACAATCCAGCTGGCCGAAGCTGACTTCAACTATGTCGCTGACACAATGGCCACCATCAGCGGCTTTGGAGCAATCAACCAGAATCTTCAGCTGCCCAACCGCTTGAAGTACGCTCAGGTGCAGCACTGGAGCCGTGACTACTGCAACTCCCAGAACATTCCCGGTCTCACCGATATGGCGAGAAAGCACTATCAAAAACGACAGTTTATCGCTGGTTTGCAGAGTTTAATAGTGGTCGTAGTTCAGTCGCTGACGAATTCCGTGAAGGTCGCCCAAAATCGGTTGTTGTGCCACAAAACATCGATGGTGTGCGTGAACTAA